A region of Moorena producens PAL-8-15-08-1 DNA encodes the following proteins:
- a CDS encoding class I SAM-dependent methyltransferase, which translates to MPKAKFFVSEATDILYDQQFDVLVSNGVFMYLPTLDYAATVLLRMLTMANRNVGIFDIPDIAKKEADINRRKARGYISFLRFDPVVRYGTGCLNTGKDLENQG; encoded by the coding sequence ATGCCAAAAGCTAAGTTTTTTGTTTCTGAAGCAACCGATATTCTATATGATCAGCAATTTGATGTGCTTGTTTCAAATGGTGTTTTCATGTATTTACCGACATTAGACTATGCAGCGACGGTTCTCCTACGCATGTTAACAATGGCAAACAGGAATGTTGGAATTTTTGATATTCCTGATATCGCTAAGAAAGAAGCTGATATTAATAGGCGAAAAGCTCGTGGGTACATCTCATTTTTACGGTTTGATCCGGTGGTGCGTTACGGGACGGGCTGTCTCAACACTGGGAAAGATTTGGAAAATCAGGGCTAG